The genomic region ACCAATATCGACCCCGTCCATCACGGCTTACTCTTCGAGCGATTTTTAAATCCCGAACGTAAATCCATGCCCGATATCGATACGGACTTTTGTATCAAACGCCGGGATGAAGTCATCGAATACGTCACCGAACGCTACGGAAAAGATCGAGTCGCGCAAATTATTACCTTCAACCGCATGACCTCCAAAGCGGTCTTGAAAGACGTAGCGCGGGTATTGGGAATCACCTACAAACAAGCCGATGAAATGGCCAAAATGATTCCCGTTTCGCGCGGAAAACCGACCAAACTCTCGGTGATGATTTCCGACGAAACCCCAGAACCTGCCTTTAAACAAGCATATGAAAACGACGAAATCGTGCGTCGTTGGGTCAACATGGCCATCCGCATCGAAGGAACGAATAAAACTTTTGGCGTTCACGCGGCGGGGGTCGTGATTTCAGCCGACCCCCTCGATGAAATTGTCCCGTTACAACGCAATAATGACGGGGCAGTGATCACCCAATATTCGATGGAAGATTTAGAATCCTTGGGTCTGCTAAAAATGGACTTTTTAGGATTAAAAAATTTAACCACCATTCAGCAAACTTTAGAGTATATTTACCAAACCAATAAAATTCAGATCGACCCCTACGATTTGCCCGCCCAAGAACGGAAAGCGCAAGCGGTTTTAAAGCGCAGCGAGGTTAAGAAATTACCGCAAGATGTCTATAAAACTTATCGCGTTCTCGAACGGGGAGATCTAGAAGGGATCTTTCAGTTAGAATCGTCGGGAATGCGCCAAGTAGTGCGCGATTTGAAACCGTCGAGTATTGAGGATATTTCCTCAATTTTGGCACTGTACCGACCCGGACCGTTAGACGCGGGTCTGATTCCCAAGTTTATCAATCGCAAACACGGGAAAGAAGAGATTCAATACGACCATCAAGCGTTAGAACCGATTTTAAATGAGACTTATGGGGTTCTCGTTTATCAAGAGCAGATCATGAAAATGGCTCAAGATTTAGCGGGATATTCTTTGGGTCAAGCGGACTTGCTGCGGCGCGCGATGGGGAAAAAGAAACTCTCGGAAATGCAGAAGCACCGCGAAACGTTTATCGACGGGGCGACGAAGAACGGAATTTCGCAAAAGATTGCGGAAAATTTATTCGAGCAAATGGTCAAATTTGCAGAATATTGTTTGACCTACGAGACGGAAATTCTCACTGTAGAATACGGACCGATACCGATTGGTAAAATTGTCGAAGAACGGATCGACTGTACGATTTATACAATCGATCGCAACGGATATATTTACACTCAGGCGATCGCCCAATGGCACGATCGCGGCACCCAGGAAGTGTACGAGTACGTGTTAGAAACAGGTGACATTATTCGCGCGACTCCCGACCATAAGTTTATGACTGAGGACGGTCAAATGCTGCCTATTGACGAGATTTTCGAGAAGAATCTCGGTTTGAAGCGGGTAGAGAACGCCAGTCAGTGGGATCTTCCTCTGGTGAGTTAATCGATTTAAAATAAAGCGATCGCTTTATAAGTGATAGCGCTTTTGCAGAGATTGAGGGTAGGGATACGGCAACGTCGTGTCCCTAAAGGTCGTGCATCTCCCTTGAGGGTGTACGAAAATCGTATAAACACGAAGAGTTAGAGGTTTCAAATGACCGTCAATCCCAACTCCATCCCGCCTAATCTCGAAGAATCACAGCAGTTGTTAACGGACTTACTCGAAGAAGTCACGCGACAGAGTGCCGATTTAGCTGGCGGTCAAGCGGAAGATCTCGCCAGAGGGAAAACCGCCGTTCGATGCCTCAAAGAAACGACAGTGACTTTTGGAGACCCGCGCAGTCGCTTAATTCCACTCACTGCAGAAGAATTTGAAGGTCAAGGAGTCGAGTTAAATTATCAAACTCGGCAATTAATGAATCAGTTTGATTTTTATTCTTTGGTATTGAGCGTCAATCCTCGACCTCAAGAGAATGTAATTATTGCTCGTTTAGAATGCAAAATTAACTTTCATTCCGAAGGGAACGAAGCGCCAATCGTCCACCGTCTTTGTCCGGATAGTCAGTGGCAATGGATTGTTAAATCGGGGGTTGAAATTAGCTTGGGTTTAGATGCGAATTTAGATATTCAAGCGGGGGTCGATGCTGCCGACCTTTCTAAGCTGGTTAATCTTCCTCAATACAATGAGTTTAAAGCGAATGTAGGAACGAAAGATCGACTCAAAGCATTTACGGTTTTAGAAGGGTTAAAGTATCAACTCGGCAAATTTGAATTGTTTGCTCAAGGGAAAGATTGTTCCGAATGCTTTTGGCGGATCGAGAAACCACAACTTTTAGGGCGATCGCAAATTGAATTTAATCTGATTCTCAAGGTTCCTAAAGGATGGGAGGCGATCGCCTTCACAGGTGAAGTTTGGATCGAACCCGATGTAGATTGGTGGAACCGCGAACTCGGCGATGCGATCGATGCACTTCCTGGGTATTTAAAAGATAAATTTGGAAGTGAAAGAACCATTGCGAGAAGCTTTGCCGTAGGTCAAAAAGAAGAGTGGGTCGGTCGGCATAAGATCGTCTTACCTCGTGGATAAATAGACCGAGGGGAAGGATACGGTATTGCCATGTCTCTACAGGTTAAAACTTAAAATAAAACAAAATGAAACTCAAAAATGAACTACCGATATCATCTTTGTATTCCGAATAAAGATTCGGTTCGAGTCCAATTTTGGAATCCGCAATTTCAAAGCCCGAATGAATCGAGTGGAACGTTGAATCGCGATCGCCTAAACGATCGCATTCAATCGATGCTGACGGATTCTTCGCAGTTAGTAGGAAATGCGATTCGGACAGTAGGGGAAGCTTTATTTGATTGTTTGTTTGACAGTCAATTAAGAGAGCATTTCTTAACTTATTATCAACAAGTCGTTCTAGATAAACAACAAACTTTAGAAATTATTCTGGCCATTAATGAAACAGCCTTGCCAGAACTAGTGGCTTATCCTTGGGAATTTATTTGTTTGCCCAAACGATATCAACAGGGTGAAATTCGATTTGCAACCGATCCGAAACTGAGCTTTTTTCGGACTCGATATAACCTTGAAGACAGCGATCGGCGATCGCTCAAAATCGAGCCAGAAAACCGCCTTAAAATTGCTTTGGTTGTTGCCAGACCGATCGCCGATTCTCAATTAAAAAATGTCGAATATCGACAAGTCGAAAGCCATTTAAATCATCTTGCCACGCAACACAAAGATATTGATTTTTTACCCGTCATCAATCCGGCGACCCCCCGAAAAGTTGCCGCCCAACTCAGAGACACTCAACCCGATATTTTTCATTTCATCGGTCACGGTCAATTGGGACAAATTGCCTGGGTCACGGAATCCGGCGAACCCGATTGGAAAACGGCAAGCTTTTTTAGTAACCTATTCAATCAGCATCGTCCTAAAATTGTTCTCTTGCAAGCTTGTGAAACAGCGCAAGAGTCGGAATTGGAGGCATTTAGTAGCGTCGCCGCTCATTTAATGCTGCAAGGAATTGCGATCGTGATTGCAATGCAGTATAAAATATCCAATCAGACCGCTAGCTGTTTTGTCGGGGATTTTTATGATGAAATCATCAAAGGTCATCCCGTTGATGTCGCCGTACAACAAGCTCGATTTAATCTGTCACTCGATAAGGGATACGAGCAGAAAGATTTTGCTACCCCTATCCTCTACATGAACAGTAGAGATGGTTATTTATTTTTACAAGCTGAGACCCCGGATGATGACATTATCTTCAAAGAAGACGAGTTACTGGATATTTTAGAGCAGATGATTCCCGTTCAATTTAAAAAATTATGCTTTAAACTTAAAGTTCCTAAAAATCTCCTCCCTTCCGAAGATAAAGACCAAACAAGTAAAGCGATTGCCTTACTTGAATGGGCAACTGCACCGGGTGGATGCGGGCTGGAAAATATAAACAATGCTGTCAATGAGTTGTTGAAATGAACCGCCGCAGAGAATACAACGAAGACGAGCTACTGGATATCTTAGAACAAATGATTCCAGCTCAATTTAAAAAGTTATGCTTTAAACTTAAAGTTCCTAAAAATCTCCTCCCTTCCGAAGATAAAGATCAAACAAGTAAAGCGATTGCCTTACTTGAGTGGGCAACTGCACCGGGGGGCTGTGGTTTGGAGAGTATTAACTCTGTTTTAGCAGCAATGAACCTATGTTTGTCAATACCAGACGATATTTATAAAAATCCTAATGATATTAATAAAATGGCCGAAACTAGGTTGTTAAATTTCGATCACAAACTTACTTTAAAAACCTTTGAAGACATATTAGAACAGCTAGAATATAGGGAAAATGCAGGAATTTTTATTTTAAAAGATTGCTGGAATCGAGGAGGTAAGTATTGTCATAAAAGGTTGATTCATTATTTATCAAAAAATACGGCGGAAGGTAAGTTTCATATTAAAAGAGTTGGTTATTTAGGGGGAGATATAAATTGTCAGAGCTTGTTATTGCAACTTGCCAATGAATTAAATATTAGGCAATATTGGGACAACTTAAATGAACAAGAAATTATAGCTGCGATCGCCGATCGTTTCTATCATCTAGTTCCCAAGCAAGACTCCGGCCATACTTATTTATTTCACATCAAAGGGTATGACTCTCTCTTGGAAAATGAGAGTTTCTGGGATTGGTTTATCAAAAAATTTTGGAATCATTTGATCGAGCGTATAACTCTGTTGGCGAGTCAACATCGATTACTCAAGGTTATTTTTTTATTTGAAGTTGAAATATATATTAAAATTACAGCAGATTATATATGTGAATCTTCCAAAAAGTTCGATCGCAGTAAAATAATTGAATTGCCTTTAGAACCATGCGAAATAAAAGAAATAGAGGATTGGTTGTACAAATTCTCCTGTTTACCGTCAGAGATTGTCGAACAATCCCTTTCAATTGTTCGTTCTACCGATAGAAGACCCGAGCGCGTTTACGATTTTTTTCGAGACAGATTAATCGAGTATTTACAAAACGCCTAGCCAAACCCTTAAAACACCTGCAATTTCCTCATGAGTCGAGTAACAGAGCGTTTTTATATCGATCCTAAATACCAGTTAGAAACCATCCCTAAAGAAATTGAAAATAATATCCCCCAAGAGCCAGAACCCTATTATTGCGATCCTCAATCGGGCTTAATTAAAGCCGTTAACCTGGCAATTTATTTGCGGCGACCTTTACTTTTAGAAGGGGAAGCAGGCTGCGGTAAAACGCGATTGGCGAGAGCAGTGGCCCACCAATTGAGATTGCCTTACTATCGCTGGGATGTTCGTTCTAACAGTAAAGCTCAGGACGGACTCTACACTTACGATGCTATTTTACGCTTGCACGACGTTCAAATTCAGCAATTCACTCGGCAATTCACTCCGCAATGCAGTCAACCTACAGCCGGGTCAAGCGATACATTGCAAACCAATCCCATCGAAGACGAACAACCCACCCAAAGACGCAATCCCAGCAATCCTAAAGATTATCGAACATTAGGAGCTTTAGGCAAAGCTTTTGATTTTAAAAGTTGCCCCTCAGTTGTTTTAATTGACGAGATTGATAAAGCGAGCATCGATTTTCCCAATGATTTATTAACGGTGTTGGATGAGCCGTGGAAATTCGAGATTCCCGAAACAGGAGAAGTAATTGAGGCGACAGAACATAACCGACCGATTGTGATAATTACCAGCAATCGCGAAAAAGGGAACCTTCCCGCTCCTTTTTTACGGCGTTGTATTTATTTTTATATTGAATTTCCAAAAGATCGACTGAAAGAAATTGTCCGAACTCACGACGACCAAGCAAATCAACAGAAGCAACTAGAGAGAACTACAGCCACCCATTCCAGGGAAGACGGGGAAATTATAGACCGCAGCATTGAATGTTTTCTCAAAATTCGGGAAGATGAAAGCCTGGTTAAAAAACCGGGAACCAGTGAATTTTTAGATTGGCTGGAAGCCTTGAGGAATTTTGACAACGAACTGGTCAATCCAGCAAAACAACTCACTAAATATTATCCGATTCCTCATCGGGAACTGCTATTCAAACATTCCGAAGATTGGCTGAAAGACTGGAAGGTTTCATAATATGGAGAGCTTCGATGGGAGACAAATCCTCGATGAAATATTTAAGCGGGTGCGAATCGATTTTAAGCTGGGGATTAGCGAATATTTAGCCGCCTTAAAAGCCCTCAACGGTGGATGGTGCAGCAATGAAGAAGACTGTAAAGAAACTCTGCAACTTTTATGGTGTCAGTCTCCCTCTCAACAAGAACAATTTTTAGGGATTTGGGATGTCGCTAAGGTCACTTTGGCAACCGCAGTGCGCCAAACCAGCGAAGAATTCAAACAGCCCTCTAAATCTCAACCGCCGCTCAAGTCACCCTCAACATTGGCTGAAATCAAAACAACTACCCCTCAAACCACCGAAGTCTGGGAAGTACCATCTACCCCTCGTTTTACGAGCCTACCTACTCGCGCTCCTTTTGTGGCTACGGATACAGAAACACCGACGGCCTTTCCGGCAGATTTCCCCTTATCTCGGCGGGCTATGGTTTATCATTGGCAATATGTCAATCGTCCGGTCAAAGATGGTTGTCAAGATATCCTCGATGTCGATGAAACCGTGAAAATCGTCGCCAGTCAGGGCTTTTTTCTCTCTCCAGTTTATACCCGCCAAGAAACGAATCACGCTCATTTGCTATTATTGGTAGACCGCAATGGGTCAATGACTCCTTTTCACTACGTGATGCGTGAATTAGTAGAAACAGCTAATGATGAAAGTAGCTTACAAAAGTTAGATGTTTATTATTTTCATAATGTTCCAGCGACGAGCATTTATCGAGACCCCTATTTAACAGAATCGATTTTGCTTTCTAACCTGCTCAAAACGTGCAACACTAATACCAGTGTCTTAATTGTTAGCGATGGGGGAGCGGCTCGGGGGTATCGCCGCTTCGAGAGATTTGAAGCAACCACTCGCTTTTTAGACCTTCTCCGGCAAAAAACGAACCAGGTGGCCTGGTTAAATCCCATGCCTCAACAACGCTGGTACAGAACTTCCGCCCAACTGATTGCCTATCGAGTGCCGATGTATCCAATGACTCCCCAAGGGATGAGTCGTGCTATCGATACGATTATGGGGAAAAAACTGTCTTAATTTTGGGATTAATTTTGGGATTAATTTTGGGATTAATTTTGGGATTAATTTTGGGAACGCATCATGGCTGCAGCTAATAGTTTAGTTGCCGAAAACTCCATTAGTGAATCGGCTAAAAAAATTGTAGATCGTTTCGTGAGCCGTTTTGATGAGTCTTATCGGCTGCTGGTCTATCATGCCGCGATTCCCTTAATTGTCACCCCCGAACTGCTCAACTACTTGCGCCATCAATTTCTACGGGGACAAGTGCCTTGGGTTGCCCAAGTCGATTTACTACTGTCGGATTTATTTACTCCAGTCGCTAGCGAACTGTATGCCATGGATTCAGCAGTTCGAGGATATCTTCTGGGAAATATCGACGTGTTTTTCCAGGAACGCGGATTCGGTGAAGGACACTTACAAAAAGTTGCTCTGATTTTATTGAGTTACATCAAATACTTGGCGCGTACCCATTCTTTCTTGCGGGCGAGCGAGTTGCAAGCCCAACAATGGGCGGCGATGGTCTGTTTGGAAGATGGAAAGCAACAAGTCGTTCGAGAACTCGAAGATGCCTTTGCCAAATGTATGAGCCAAACGGAATTAGCTCGACTGACAAGAATTATCCTCGAACTCAGCCCTCAGTTAGGCCAATATCCCACCTTAATTCAATTTGCGAAGTCTGTTAGGGATTGGTGGTTCGAGGGGTCACACCCATCGGAGTCTACCGAACGGGTGCGAGAAATTGCTCGTCTCGGTCAATCTTTAGGCATCAATTCCTCTATCTTCTTACCCCAGTTCGAGTTTGAAACAGTAACCGTCAACCGTCGTGGCGAAATTATCAAGCGGAAACGGCATCGCGCCGCTTATTTCACCGAACGGATTCCCCTCGTGTTCGATAGGGGAAACCCAGAAATGAACGAGTCCTCCTCGACGGAGCAGCAAGGGGAAAGCGAGCTGGCGGTTCCTCTGGAAATGGTGGCGATACCGGGGGGTACATTTATGATGGGTTCGCCAGAAACAGAAGGAGGGAGTTATGACGACGAGCGCCCCCAACACGAAGTGACCGTGCAACCCTTCTTTATGGGGAAATATCCGGTGACTCAAGCCCAGTGGAGCGCCATCGCCACCCGAACTGACTTGAAAGTGGAACGAGACCTCGACCTCAATCCCGCCGGATTTAAAGACTTTGAAGACAGTCAGGAGCGCCCCGTAGAACGAGTTAATTGGTACGATGCGGTGGAATTCTGTAGGAGACTGTCCAAATTAACTGGGAGAGAATACCGACTGCCGAGTGAGGCGGAGTGGGAGTATGCCTGTCGGGCGGGGACGACGACGCCTTTTTATTTTGGGGAAACGATTACGGGGGAGCTAGCAAATTACTGTGCGAGTACAACCTACGCCGAAGAACCTAAAGGGCAATTTCGAGAGCAAACGACCCCGGTGGGACAGTTTCCGCCGAATGCATTTGGCTTGTACGACCTGCACGGCAATGTTTGGGAATGGTGTGCGGATAGTTGGCATCGAAACTACGAAGGCGCCCCTAGGGATGGGAGTGCTTGGGTAAGTGATAATGATAATCGCTATCCACTGCGGGGCGGTTCGTGGTCTTTCAACCCGCTTTTCTGCCGTTCTGCTTACCGAGACGACGTCATCATCATCGCGCGTGGCGGCATCAACGACGACAGCGGTTTTCGCTTGGCGTGCGGTTCCGGGAGGTTACCTCAGTTCGAGTTTGAAACGGTGACCGTCAACCGTCGCGGCGAAATTATCAAGCGGGAACGGCATCGCGCCGCTTATTTCACCGAACGGATTGCCCTCGTGTTCGATAGGGGAATCCCAGAAATGAACGAGTCCTCCTCGACGGAGCAGCAAGGGGAAAGCGAGCTGGCGGTTCCTCTGGAAATGGTGGCGATACCGGGGGGTACATTTATGATGGGTTCGCCAGATGGGGAAGGATATGACAGAGAAACCCCCCAACATGAAGTGACCGTACCACCGTTCTTTATGGGGAAATATCCTGTCACCCAAGCTCAGTGGAGGGCCATCGCCGCCCGAACTGACTTGAAAGTGGAACGCGACCTCGACCTCAATCCTGCCCGTTTCAAAGACCGTGAAGACAGTGACGAGCGCCCGGTCGAACAAGTCAGTTGGTACGATGCGGTGGAGTTTTGCGGGAGATTGTCGAAATTAACGGGGAAGGAATACCGACTGCCGAGTGAGGCGGAGTGGGAGTATGCCTGTCGGGCGGGGACGACGACGCCTTTTTATTTTGGGGAAACGATGACGGGGGAGCTAGCAAATTACTGTGCGAGTACAACCTACGCTGAGGAACCCAAAGGGCAATTTCGAGAGCAAACGACCCCGGTGGGACAGTTTCCGCCGAATGCTTTCGGTTTGTACGACCTGCACGGCAATGTTTGGGAATGGTGTGCGGATAGTTGGCATCGAAACTACGAAGGCGCCCCTAGGGATGGGAGTGCTTGGGTAGGTGATAATCATGATAATCGTTCTCCACTTCGAGGCGGTTCGTGGTACAACGACCCTCATAATTGTTATTCTACTTACCGCGATGGCTACATCGTCGCGCGCGACGATATTGATGTCAACTTTGGTTTTCGTGTGGCGTGTGGTTCGGGAAGGGTTTTGTAACTCTTTTTGTCTTCTTAATTCTGTTTTCACTTTTTGACTGTTTCTTTTTTTCTTGCCCGCCATTAGGGGAGTATTTTTTTGAGCCTCCAGGAGATGTTAATCTTTATAAAGAAATAGTGAAATAGTGAAATGGTTTATTCCTATTTTTTGGGGAGAATCCCCCTAAATCCCCCTTAAAAAGGGGGACTTATCTTTTAGCTTTTTGTAAAGCAAGATGACAGGATTTTTAAGTGGCCAGAAGCATTATTATTTGGTGAAGTGGTATGCTCTTTGTGTTTGGAGAGAATTTTCTTTAATCTCTATTGGAAAGGGGACGTGACTGTCATCGTCGACTGGAGAAATCGATCGCATGATTACATTACACTTCTTGCATGATTTTCAAAAGCCCCCCTTTTTAAGGGGAGTTGGGGGGATCGTTCCGGAAGGAGGGAACAGATCTATTCAGCCAAGCGCTATAAAATCATTAAAATCATTAAAATAGAAGTTCAATTTAGGGAGTCATTGTCGTGGTTAAAATTGTTTCGCGTCGGCGCGTCGGAACGGAGCGGGTTTACGATATTGGGGTGGTTCGGGATCATAATTTCTTGTTGTTAAATGGGTTGGTGGCGTCGAATTGCTTTAATAAATCCCATTCGACGGCTTACGGTTACGTCACTTATCAAACGGCGTATTTAAAAGCGAATTATCCCGTCGAATATATGGCGGCGTTGCTGACGGCGAACAGTGGCGATAAAGATAAGGTGAATAAATATATCGCCAACTGTGGAAGTATGGCGATTGAGGTGGAGCAGCCGGATATCAATCGCTCGGGGGTGGATTTTACTCCGGTAGAGGGTAAAATTTTATTCGGGCTGTCGGCGGTGCGCAATGTGGGGGATGCAGCGATCGCCGCCATTTTACAGGCACGAGAGAAGGACGGACCGTTTAAATCCTTGGAAGATTTATGCGATCGCGTGGACTTGCGGACGGTCAACCGTCGGGGATTGGAATCCCTGATTCAATGCGGAGCCTTAGACTGCCTCAATCCCAATCGCAGACAGGCGATCGAGCATTTAGAAGCGGTGATTAAATGGGCCGGAGAGCGGGCCCGCGATCGCGATTCCGGTCAGGGCAACCTGTTCGACCTGCTCGGCAATGGGAATAATAATGGAGCTAAGGCAGACAACGGCCAATTTGAAGGGGCGCCAAAACCGCCACAAGTCCCCGATTACCCGCAACAAGAAAAATTGCGCTTGGAAAAAGAACTACTCGGCTTCTACGTTTCCGACCATCCCCTCAAAGACATTCAAAAATCGGCCAAAGTGCTAGCGCCTGTGGAGTTGGGACAGTTAGAAGACCAGCGCCAAGACGCCTACATCAGCGCGGTGGTGATGCTGACGGAGGTCAAACCGATCGTCACCAAGAAAGGCGATCGCATGGCGATCGTGCAGATGGAAGACTTGACCGGATCGGCGGAAGGGGTGGTCTTTCCCAAGTCTTACGAACGGATTGCGGCGCATATCCAACCGGACACGCGCCTGATTATTTGGGGGAAATGCGATCGCCGCGACGACAAAATCCAAATTATCGTCAACGATGTCGAACCCGTGGAACAAGTCCGCATGGTCATGGTGGAACTGACCCCAGACCAGGCGGGAGATATGCAACAAAGCCACAACCTGCGGACGATCCTGCAAG from Oxynema aestuarii AP17 harbors:
- a CDS encoding DNA polymerase III subunit alpha, which encodes MSFVGLHIHTDYSLLDGASQIPQMIDRAVELGMPAIALTDHGVMYGAIELIKTCRTKGIKPIIGNEMYVINEPLNTTKRPRKYHQVVLAKNSQGYKNLVKLTSISHLEGVHGNGIFARPCINKELLEQYHEGLIVTSACLGGEIPQAILQGKPEVARKVAQWYKDLFGDDYYLEIQDHGSPEDRIVNVEIVKIARELDIKIVATNDSHFISCKDVEAHDALLCIQTGKQIIEEKRMRYSGTEYLKSAEEMAKLFRDHLPDDIIQEAIATTLEVADKVEPYKDILREPRSPNFPIPNGYTAETYVEELSWKGLEDRLNIKSREEIPQEYQERLKYELKMLQQMGFSMYFLVVWDYIKFARDRNIPVGPGRGSAAGSLVAYCLQITNIDPVHHGLLFERFLNPERKSMPDIDTDFCIKRRDEVIEYVTERYGKDRVAQIITFNRMTSKAVLKDVARVLGITYKQADEMAKMIPVSRGKPTKLSVMISDETPEPAFKQAYENDEIVRRWVNMAIRIEGTNKTFGVHAAGVVISADPLDEIVPLQRNNDGAVITQYSMEDLESLGLLKMDFLGLKNLTTIQQTLEYIYQTNKIQIDPYDLPAQERKAQAVLKRSEVKKLPQDVYKTYRVLERGDLEGIFQLESSGMRQVVRDLKPSSIEDISSILALYRPGPLDAGLIPKFINRKHGKEEIQYDHQALEPILNETYGVLVYQEQIMKMAQDLAGYSLGQADLLRRAMGKKKLSEMQKHRETFIDGATKNGISQKIAENLFEQMVKFAEYCLTYETEILTVEYGPIPIGKIVEERIDCTIYTIDRNGYIYTQAIAQWHDRGTQEVYEYVLETGDIIRATPDHKFMTEDGQMLPIDEIFEKNLGLKRVENASQWDLPLVS
- a CDS encoding CHAT domain-containing protein, whose translation is MNYRYHLCIPNKDSVRVQFWNPQFQSPNESSGTLNRDRLNDRIQSMLTDSSQLVGNAIRTVGEALFDCLFDSQLREHFLTYYQQVVLDKQQTLEIILAINETALPELVAYPWEFICLPKRYQQGEIRFATDPKLSFFRTRYNLEDSDRRSLKIEPENRLKIALVVARPIADSQLKNVEYRQVESHLNHLATQHKDIDFLPVINPATPRKVAAQLRDTQPDIFHFIGHGQLGQIAWVTESGEPDWKTASFFSNLFNQHRPKIVLLQACETAQESELEAFSSVAAHLMLQGIAIVIAMQYKISNQTASCFVGDFYDEIIKGHPVDVAVQQARFNLSLDKGYEQKDFATPILYMNSRDGYLFLQAETPDDDIIFKEDELLDILEQMIPVQFKKLCFKLKVPKNLLPSEDKDQTSKAIALLEWATAPGGCGLENINNAVNELLK
- a CDS encoding AAA family ATPase: MSRVTERFYIDPKYQLETIPKEIENNIPQEPEPYYCDPQSGLIKAVNLAIYLRRPLLLEGEAGCGKTRLARAVAHQLRLPYYRWDVRSNSKAQDGLYTYDAILRLHDVQIQQFTRQFTPQCSQPTAGSSDTLQTNPIEDEQPTQRRNPSNPKDYRTLGALGKAFDFKSCPSVVLIDEIDKASIDFPNDLLTVLDEPWKFEIPETGEVIEATEHNRPIVIITSNREKGNLPAPFLRRCIYFYIEFPKDRLKEIVRTHDDQANQQKQLERTTATHSREDGEIIDRSIECFLKIREDESLVKKPGTSEFLDWLEALRNFDNELVNPAKQLTKYYPIPHRELLFKHSEDWLKDWKVS
- a CDS encoding VWA containing CoxE family protein, whose protein sequence is MESFDGRQILDEIFKRVRIDFKLGISEYLAALKALNGGWCSNEEDCKETLQLLWCQSPSQQEQFLGIWDVAKVTLATAVRQTSEEFKQPSKSQPPLKSPSTLAEIKTTTPQTTEVWEVPSTPRFTSLPTRAPFVATDTETPTAFPADFPLSRRAMVYHWQYVNRPVKDGCQDILDVDETVKIVASQGFFLSPVYTRQETNHAHLLLLVDRNGSMTPFHYVMRELVETANDESSLQKLDVYYFHNVPATSIYRDPYLTESILLSNLLKTCNTNTSVLIVSDGGAARGYRRFERFEATTRFLDLLRQKTNQVAWLNPMPQQRWYRTSAQLIAYRVPMYPMTPQGMSRAIDTIMGKKLS
- a CDS encoding formylglycine-generating enzyme family protein, yielding MAAANSLVAENSISESAKKIVDRFVSRFDESYRLLVYHAAIPLIVTPELLNYLRHQFLRGQVPWVAQVDLLLSDLFTPVASELYAMDSAVRGYLLGNIDVFFQERGFGEGHLQKVALILLSYIKYLARTHSFLRASELQAQQWAAMVCLEDGKQQVVRELEDAFAKCMSQTELARLTRIILELSPQLGQYPTLIQFAKSVRDWWFEGSHPSESTERVREIARLGQSLGINSSIFLPQFEFETVTVNRRGEIIKRKRHRAAYFTERIPLVFDRGNPEMNESSSTEQQGESELAVPLEMVAIPGGTFMMGSPETEGGSYDDERPQHEVTVQPFFMGKYPVTQAQWSAIATRTDLKVERDLDLNPAGFKDFEDSQERPVERVNWYDAVEFCRRLSKLTGREYRLPSEAEWEYACRAGTTTPFYFGETITGELANYCASTTYAEEPKGQFREQTTPVGQFPPNAFGLYDLHGNVWEWCADSWHRNYEGAPRDGSAWVSDNDNRYPLRGGSWSFNPLFCRSAYRDDVIIIARGGINDDSGFRLACGSGRLPQFEFETVTVNRRGEIIKRERHRAAYFTERIALVFDRGIPEMNESSSTEQQGESELAVPLEMVAIPGGTFMMGSPDGEGYDRETPQHEVTVPPFFMGKYPVTQAQWRAIAARTDLKVERDLDLNPARFKDREDSDERPVEQVSWYDAVEFCGRLSKLTGKEYRLPSEAEWEYACRAGTTTPFYFGETMTGELANYCASTTYAEEPKGQFREQTTPVGQFPPNAFGLYDLHGNVWEWCADSWHRNYEGAPRDGSAWVGDNHDNRSPLRGGSWYNDPHNCYSTYRDGYIVARDDIDVNFGFRVACGSGRVL
- a CDS encoding helix-hairpin-helix domain-containing protein, encoding MVKIVSRRRVGTERVYDIGVVRDHNFLLLNGLVASNCFNKSHSTAYGYVTYQTAYLKANYPVEYMAALLTANSGDKDKVNKYIANCGSMAIEVEQPDINRSGVDFTPVEGKILFGLSAVRNVGDAAIAAILQAREKDGPFKSLEDLCDRVDLRTVNRRGLESLIQCGALDCLNPNRRQAIEHLEAVIKWAGERARDRDSGQGNLFDLLGNGNNNGAKADNGQFEGAPKPPQVPDYPQQEKLRLEKELLGFYVSDHPLKDIQKSAKVLAPVELGQLEDQRQDAYISAVVMLTEVKPIVTKKGDRMAIVQMEDLTGSAEGVVFPKSYERIAAHIQPDTRLIIWGKCDRRDDKIQIIVNDVEPVEQVRMVMVELTPDQAGDMQQSHNLRTILQEQVGDKDKAKIPVIAIVQGGGRRQLVRFGASFRVQDSEGAVEALCNAGFPARASSLTER